A region of Nitrospirota bacterium DNA encodes the following proteins:
- the nuoF gene encoding NADH-quinone oxidoreductase subunit NuoF → MPAKKTTKKARTADIKDLVIRVCVGTGGLAAGSQEVIDEFDRQLKSHGITAEIVKKCVNKTGCRGFCAKDVLADVILNGKSETYQLITPEMVGRIVDEHILNNEPVKEWLVGPEYHAFHDRQTKILLKHCGHIDPEDIDAYINIGGYEGARKIFSLEPSEVIEEVRASGLRGRGGAGFLTGLKWDLCSKAEGTPKYIICNADEGDPGAFMDRSVIEGNPHAVIEGMIIGGYAIGSNYGYVYIRAEYPLAIHRLKIAIADARKHRLLGKNILKSGFDFDIRIKEGAGAFICGEETALIASIEGKRGMPRSKPPFPANKGLWGKPTIINNVETLANLPAIITSGAKWFSSIGTEKSKGTKVFALTGRIKNTGLIEVPMGISLKEIIYDIGGGCEKNRKLKAVQTGGPSGGCIPASHIDMPVDYESLTAIGSMMGSGGMVVMDETTCMVDMSKFFLSFTGNESCGKCTPCRIGTKRMLEVLNRITEGKGKEGDIELLTELGNDIKQSSLCGLGMSAPNPVLSTINFFRDEYEAHIKDGVCPAGVCKALRRYTVNADICRMCGKCYSACPSGAIAWEKKQKAVIDKSKCIKCGACYEACPFNSIF, encoded by the coding sequence ATGCCGGCAAAGAAAACAACAAAGAAAGCCAGGACTGCGGATATTAAAGACTTGGTCATACGCGTGTGCGTCGGCACAGGCGGGCTTGCCGCAGGCAGCCAGGAAGTTATTGACGAGTTTGACAGGCAGCTCAAGTCTCACGGCATAACGGCTGAGATCGTAAAGAAATGCGTCAATAAGACGGGATGCCGCGGTTTCTGCGCAAAGGATGTGCTTGCGGATGTGATCCTCAACGGCAAGTCAGAAACGTATCAGCTTATCACGCCTGAAATGGTTGGCAGGATCGTTGACGAGCATATTCTTAATAATGAGCCTGTTAAGGAATGGCTCGTAGGGCCTGAATATCACGCGTTTCATGACAGGCAGACAAAAATACTCCTTAAGCACTGCGGCCACATAGACCCTGAGGATATTGACGCCTATATTAATATTGGCGGATACGAGGGAGCAAGGAAGATATTTTCACTTGAGCCTTCTGAAGTTATCGAGGAGGTAAGGGCGTCGGGGCTTCGCGGCAGGGGCGGAGCGGGTTTCCTGACCGGCCTAAAATGGGATCTGTGCAGCAAGGCGGAGGGAACCCCGAAATACATAATCTGCAACGCGGATGAGGGCGACCCGGGAGCCTTTATGGACCGTTCGGTCATTGAAGGCAACCCGCACGCTGTCATAGAAGGCATGATAATAGGCGGTTACGCGATAGGTTCCAATTACGGCTATGTCTACATACGCGCGGAATACCCGCTCGCGATACACCGGCTGAAGATAGCGATAGCCGATGCAAGAAAACATCGCTTACTCGGGAAGAATATTTTAAAGAGCGGGTTTGATTTCGATATCCGTATCAAGGAAGGAGCCGGCGCTTTCATATGCGGAGAAGAGACAGCGCTTATAGCTTCCATAGAGGGAAAGCGCGGAATGCCGCGCTCAAAACCGCCCTTCCCTGCCAACAAGGGGCTATGGGGCAAGCCCACTATCATTAATAATGTTGAGACCCTGGCAAACCTCCCCGCGATAATTACAAGCGGCGCAAAATGGTTTTCTTCCATAGGCACGGAAAAGAGCAAGGGCACAAAGGTCTTCGCTTTGACGGGCAGGATAAAGAATACCGGGCTTATTGAGGTTCCGATGGGAATCTCGCTTAAAGAGATAATCTATGACATCGGCGGCGGATGCGAGAAGAACCGCAAGCTCAAAGCGGTGCAGACAGGGGGGCCGTCCGGCGGCTGCATACCGGCGTCCCACATCGACATGCCTGTGGATTATGAATCCCTGACGGCGATCGGGTCGATGATGGGTTCCGGAGGAATGGTTGTTATGGATGAAACAACCTGCATGGTCGACATGTCGAAATTCTTTCTCTCATTCACCGGGAACGAATCCTGCGGCAAATGCACTCCATGCAGGATAGGCACGAAGAGGATGCTGGAGGTGTTAAACAGAATCACCGAAGGCAAAGGGAAAGAAGGCGATATCGAACTTCTCACCGAACTCGGCAATGACATTAAACAATCTTCACTGTGCGGGCTCGGGATGTCCGCGCCGAACCCCGTGCTTTCCACCATCAATTTTTTCAGGGATGAATATGAGGCGCACATAAAAGATGGCGTATGCCCTGCAGGTGTATGCAAGGCGCTGCGCAGGTACACGGTGAACGCGGATATCTGCAGGATGTGCGGCAAGTGCTACAGCGCTTGTCCTTCAGGCGCAATAGCATGGGAGAAGAAGCAGAAGGCTGTTATAGATAAGTCAAAGTGTATCAAGTGCGGCGCATGCTATGAGGCATGCCCGTTTAACTCAATCTTTTAA
- a CDS encoding NAD(P)H-dependent oxidoreductase subunit E: MDEKKCQAVLKTHQEDGGNIISLLQEIQEAFGYIPEDVVFWFSKELNIPASNFYGVATFYSQFYLKPRGKNIITACCGTACHVKGSGPIINKLREELKLPEGEVTSKDGKFTLENVACVGACSIAPVFIGNKKVFGKMTMEKASQMLKEINKDKGA; this comes from the coding sequence ATGGATGAAAAGAAATGTCAGGCGGTACTCAAAACCCATCAGGAAGACGGCGGAAATATCATATCCCTTCTTCAGGAGATACAGGAAGCCTTCGGCTACATCCCTGAAGATGTGGTCTTCTGGTTCTCAAAGGAATTAAATATTCCCGCAAGCAATTTTTACGGCGTTGCGACATTCTATTCGCAGTTCTACCTTAAGCCGCGCGGCAAAAATATCATAACAGCCTGCTGCGGCACAGCATGCCATGTCAAAGGTTCAGGCCCGATCATAAATAAACTGCGCGAAGAATTGAAGCTGCCTGAAGGAGAGGTAACAAGCAAAGACGGAAAATTCACATTGGAGAACGTCGCATGTGTGGGAGCTTGCAGTATAGCTCCTGTTTTTATAGGCAATAAAAAAGTCTTTGGCAAGATGACGATGGAGAAGGCCTCTCAAATGCTGAAGGAAATCAATAAAGACAAGGGTGCATAA
- a CDS encoding DNA-binding protein: protein MKYQVGRQGRVVVAKFDDGDDVLKGLLDIAKKENIRAGVLYVVGGMKKGDIVVGPEDESLPPVPVWKSLDESHEVVGIGTIFWQDEEPKIHFHGAFGKKDMMNIGCLRKNSEAFLVLEVIIMEIEGVDAKRVLDPEAGLALLKL from the coding sequence ATGAAATATCAGGTCGGCAGGCAGGGAAGGGTGGTGGTTGCGAAGTTTGATGACGGGGATGATGTGCTTAAGGGGCTTCTTGATATAGCTAAAAAAGAAAATATTAGGGCGGGAGTGCTTTATGTTGTGGGAGGGATGAAGAAGGGCGATATAGTTGTGGGGCCTGAAGATGAGAGCCTGCCTCCTGTGCCTGTATGGAAGAGCCTTGACGAGAGCCATGAAGTAGTCGGCATCGGAACAATATTCTGGCAGGATGAGGAGCCGAAGATACATTTCCACGGCGCGTTCGGAAAGAAGGATATGATGAATATAGGCTGCCTGAGGAAGAATTCAGAGGCATTTCTTGTTCTTGAAGTGATAATCATGGAGATAGAGGGCGTTGATGCGAAGAGGGTGCTTGATCCTGAGGCCGGGCTGGCGCTTTTGAAATTATAA